The Lacrimispora xylanolytica genome has a segment encoding these proteins:
- a CDS encoding ABC transporter ATP-binding protein has protein sequence MMSQEALLKVEDLIVSFHTYAGEVQAVRGVSFEVKAGEVLAIIGESGCGKSVTSRAIMSLVKAPQGEIKKGSKIIYNGKNLLEMSQKEQRAFRGGECSMIFQDALVSLNPTMKIGKQIIENIVQHRQISRKEARQEALQLLEAVGIPNPETRIDQFPFEFSGGMRQRAMIAIAIACNPKILIADEPTTALDVTIQAQIMELIKSLKDKLKTAVILITHDFGIVAGSANKVAVMYAGQIVESGKRDDIFYHPQHPYTLALLGSVPKLEWKNKELLQTIKGTPPDLISPPKGCAFAKRCNYCMNVCLEEMPEKTHFEAGHHTSCWLHHKEVPESNKKMFLNDRKMIVLIENDFAVNEGESYEQS, from the coding sequence ATGATGAGTCAGGAAGCTTTACTAAAAGTTGAAGATTTAATAGTTTCTTTTCATACCTATGCTGGAGAAGTGCAGGCGGTAAGAGGTGTTTCTTTTGAGGTAAAAGCAGGAGAAGTTTTGGCTATTATTGGTGAATCCGGTTGTGGCAAAAGTGTGACCTCCAGAGCAATCATGTCTCTGGTCAAAGCTCCCCAGGGTGAAATCAAAAAGGGCAGTAAGATTATCTATAATGGAAAGAACTTATTGGAAATGAGTCAAAAAGAGCAAAGGGCTTTTCGGGGCGGAGAGTGCTCTATGATCTTTCAGGATGCTTTGGTTTCGTTAAATCCAACCATGAAAATCGGAAAACAGATTATAGAAAATATTGTCCAGCATAGGCAGATCAGCAGAAAGGAAGCCAGACAAGAGGCTCTCCAATTATTAGAAGCAGTAGGCATTCCAAACCCGGAAACCAGGATCGATCAATTTCCCTTTGAATTTTCAGGTGGGATGAGGCAAAGGGCGATGATTGCCATTGCCATCGCCTGCAATCCCAAAATACTGATTGCTGATGAGCCAACGACAGCTCTTGATGTCACGATTCAAGCACAAATTATGGAGCTTATTAAAAGTCTGAAGGATAAACTAAAAACCGCTGTTATCTTAATTACTCATGATTTTGGCATTGTAGCCGGTTCCGCTAATAAGGTTGCTGTTATGTATGCAGGACAAATTGTTGAAAGCGGAAAAAGAGATGACATTTTCTATCATCCACAGCACCCATACACCCTGGCACTTCTTGGCAGTGTTCCTAAATTGGAGTGGAAGAACAAAGAACTTTTGCAGACCATCAAAGGAACTCCACCAGACCTTATTTCTCCGCCCAAAGGATGTGCATTTGCAAAACGCTGTAATTATTGTATGAATGTCTGCTTAGAAGAAATGCCTGAAAAAACACATTTTGAAGCCGGTCATCATACAAGCTGTTGGCTGCATCATAAGGAAGTACCTGAGTCTAATAAAAAAATGTTCCTTAATGACAGAAAAATGATAGTCTTGATTGAAAATGACTTTGCAGTAAATGAGGGTGAATCGTATGAGCAGTCATGA
- a CDS encoding LysR family transcriptional regulator → MKDSDWQILYELYKTPNMTKVANLLYISQPSLSKRLQSMEEEFHVEIVKRTTKGLEFTKQGELLAKKAQEYMIFLQQLKKELLEFQEENMKIIVLGASYTYSKFVLTELLYEYTKAHPNVQFELQNDQSNLVFQKACDGEVDVAFVNGDYEGGVIQKKIYECQAYILSKGPIEISDLLNRPRIAYKTNDKTREILDDWWDQTFHVPVPGGMSAGFIDVSWQLASKGLGYVCCFLPKGFDNSYHLTLTPIYYPDGRPVLRNTWFVYKEEKYSKEVQEFIRYIESLTV, encoded by the coding sequence ATGAAGGATTCGGATTGGCAGATTTTATATGAATTATATAAGACGCCCAATATGACCAAGGTGGCTAATCTACTATATATATCCCAACCGTCTCTCTCAAAGAGACTGCAGTCCATGGAAGAAGAATTTCATGTGGAGATCGTAAAACGTACAACAAAGGGTCTGGAATTTACCAAACAGGGAGAGCTTCTGGCTAAAAAAGCCCAGGAATATATGATTTTTCTCCAGCAGTTAAAAAAAGAGCTGCTGGAGTTCCAGGAAGAAAATATGAAAATCATTGTTCTGGGAGCCTCCTATACTTACAGCAAATTTGTTTTAACGGAACTCCTTTATGAATATACCAAGGCCCATCCCAATGTGCAGTTTGAACTGCAAAATGACCAGAGCAATCTGGTCTTTCAAAAGGCCTGTGACGGAGAGGTTGATGTTGCATTTGTCAATGGGGACTATGAGGGAGGAGTGATTCAGAAAAAAATCTATGAATGCCAGGCCTATATCCTTTCAAAAGGTCCCATTGAGATTTCCGATTTACTCAACCGCCCCAGAATCGCCTATAAGACAAATGATAAAACCAGAGAGATTCTTGATGACTGGTGGGATCAAACCTTCCATGTGCCGGTTCCCGGTGGCATGAGTGCGGGATTTATTGATGTTTCCTGGCAGCTTGCGTCCAAGGGGCTTGGCTATGTTTGCTGTTTTCTGCCGAAGGGCTTTGACAATAGCTATCACCTTACACTGACACCCATTTATTACCCGGACGGAAGACCCGTCCTCCGTAATACGTGGTTTGTATACAAGGAGGAAAAATACTCCAAAGAAGTGCAGGAATTTATTCGTTATATAGAAAGTCTTACGGTATAA
- a CDS encoding ABC transporter ATP-binding protein, producing the protein MSSHDILEVKHLKKYFDVGKHDVLKAVDDVSFRIKEGETLGLVGESGCGKTTCGRTVVGMYRASEGEVYYKGQNVHKLRGKEKKAFHKEVQIIFQDPYASLDPRMTVAEIIGEGIEIHGLAKTKKEKEEKIAHLLELVGLNKEHANRFIHEFSGGQRQRIGIARALAVEPKFIMCDEPISALDVSIQAQIANMLIQFQKEMKLTYLFIAHDLAMVKHISDRIAVMYLGSIVELAESENLYQHPLHPYTEALMSAIPIADPKIEDSRQRIMLEGDVPSPINTPPGCKFQGRCCKVMDKCKCEAPKLSEVEQGHYVACHLYQKG; encoded by the coding sequence ATGAGCAGTCATGATATTTTAGAGGTGAAGCATTTAAAGAAATATTTTGATGTGGGGAAACATGATGTATTAAAAGCAGTTGATGATGTTTCATTTCGTATCAAAGAAGGAGAAACATTAGGTCTGGTAGGTGAATCCGGCTGTGGAAAGACCACCTGTGGCCGTACGGTCGTGGGCATGTATCGTGCATCGGAAGGGGAAGTATATTATAAAGGACAAAATGTACATAAACTAAGGGGAAAAGAAAAAAAGGCGTTTCACAAAGAAGTCCAGATTATTTTTCAGGATCCTTATGCTTCCTTAGACCCCAGAATGACAGTTGCAGAGATTATTGGGGAGGGCATTGAAATTCATGGGCTGGCTAAAACAAAGAAGGAAAAAGAGGAAAAGATTGCTCATCTGCTGGAACTGGTTGGATTAAATAAAGAGCATGCGAACCGTTTTATCCATGAATTTTCAGGCGGTCAGAGACAAAGAATTGGAATTGCCAGAGCTCTTGCTGTTGAACCTAAATTCATCATGTGCGATGAGCCTATTTCAGCACTAGACGTATCCATACAGGCACAAATTGCGAATATGCTGATTCAATTCCAAAAGGAGATGAAGCTGACCTATCTTTTTATCGCTCATGATCTTGCAATGGTGAAACATATTTCCGACCGAATCGCTGTCATGTATTTAGGGTCTATCGTAGAACTCGCAGAATCAGAAAATCTTTATCAGCACCCACTTCATCCTTATACGGAAGCGTTAATGTCAGCGATACCTATTGCCGATCCAAAGATTGAAGATTCCAGACAGAGAATTATGTTAGAAGGTGATGTTCCAAGTCCTATTAATACGCCGCCAGGGTGTAAATTTCAAGGCAGATGTTGTAAAGTAATGGATAAATGTAAATGTGAGGCACCAAAATTATCAGAAGTAGAACAAGGTCATTATGTTGCCTGTCACTTATATCAAAAGGGTTAA
- a CDS encoding ABC transporter permease, translating to MNSLVDKRFELADQSKFDADEVVRPNISYWQDAWRRLKKNKLALLSMAVLIILFLMSIIGPGLSGQNYTTLTPEIKNLPPDSTYWLGTDYLGRDLFSRLWKGLRFSIIVAIVAATLKVVIGCIYGAVMAYLGGFVDDVMMRIVEVLNSIPYLIVTLIILVVLGNGYLPLLFALCITNWTSTARMVRGQILKLRESEYIMASAALGASTGRVIAKHLIPNTLSLLILDMATSIPHIIFDETILSFLGIGLQPPAFSLGTLLSAGQEAMAFYPAHLLFPSLLLCLLVLAFNILGDGLRDALDPQLRD from the coding sequence ATGAATTCATTGGTAGATAAAAGGTTTGAATTGGCTGATCAGTCTAAGTTTGATGCTGATGAGGTCGTCAGACCGAATATCAGCTATTGGCAGGACGCCTGGAGAAGATTAAAGAAAAATAAATTAGCCCTGTTATCAATGGCTGTACTCATAATTCTCTTTCTTATGTCAATCATAGGACCTGGCTTAAGTGGTCAAAATTATACAACCTTAACGCCGGAAATTAAAAATTTACCGCCTGATAGTACCTATTGGCTGGGAACGGATTATTTAGGAAGAGACCTTTTTTCCCGTTTGTGGAAAGGCTTGAGATTTTCCATTATTGTTGCTATTGTTGCAGCAACTCTAAAAGTGGTGATTGGCTGCATTTACGGAGCGGTTATGGCGTACCTGGGCGGTTTTGTGGATGATGTGATGATGCGTATTGTAGAGGTCTTAAATAGCATTCCTTATCTTATTGTTACTTTAATTATTTTAGTTGTATTGGGAAATGGTTATCTGCCTTTATTATTTGCATTATGTATCACCAACTGGACGAGTACAGCCCGTATGGTAAGAGGTCAGATTCTAAAGCTTAGAGAGAGCGAATACATCATGGCTTCCGCGGCGCTTGGAGCCTCCACAGGAAGAGTCATCGCAAAACATCTGATCCCCAATACCTTAAGCTTATTAATCCTTGATATGGCTACATCCATTCCTCATATTATTTTTGACGAAACCATACTATCATTTTTAGGAATTGGCCTACAGCCGCCTGCATTCAGTTTGGGGACATTACTTTCAGCCGGTCAGGAGGCAATGGCATTTTATCCTGCCCATTTATTGTTTCCCAGTTTACTTTTATGTTTACTTGTATTGGCGTTTAATATTTTAGGGGATGGACTTAGGGATGCACTTGACCCGCAGCTTAGAGACTAG
- a CDS encoding peptide ABC transporter substrate-binding protein, translating to MRLKKFIGLMLVTGLVATGIAGCGGSDKSASGDTTATQQASQNDKKGPNGEKLASEQIAHGQQFHVITFDTAQVGDSESGSFFLATCEGLFRENNGVLENAGCEKYEVSEDGLTYTFHLRKNKWSDGVEVVASQYVDTVERVLNADLACPYAFFAFPIKNAEKYYNGECDFKDVGVEAVDDNTLKFTLEKPESYFIDKLSYTMFDPIRVDNIEKYGDTYGTDAMQTLSCGPYMVKEYTASQSTVLVKNPEYWDAENVYLEEIDLQQIDETATQFQLFEAGQLDFVAASGDYLKKWDQAASEGKCQLYTDGDVASQYFSFNTQESCPSGLMQNAKVRKAIAYTLDSQTFIDSVYNSRYTAAYGLVTPNIKVGDKEYRSEVPEPIKEEYSEYANNPEKLQALFHEGLKELGKDTDDLSTITIQFLGYGESTIEKDIEQYVVQRIQDNLGIKVDLNIVGDFGLAHSAQVAGEFDLCMQVWGADYNDPMTFIDIFRTGGSSNYGKYSSKAYDQLLDQLEKEQDNEKRLKLYGDAERILIKEDAAIKPLLYRDKHSYINNRLKGLQYPIFGGKYEFKYAYVVEQ from the coding sequence ATGAGATTAAAAAAGTTTATTGGTCTGATGCTTGTAACAGGACTAGTTGCAACTGGTATAGCAGGATGTGGTGGCTCTGATAAATCTGCAAGTGGGGATACCACTGCTACTCAACAAGCCTCGCAGAATGATAAAAAGGGACCGAATGGAGAGAAACTTGCATCAGAGCAGATTGCACATGGTCAGCAATTTCATGTCATTACCTTTGATACCGCACAGGTTGGTGATTCTGAGTCCGGTTCGTTTTTCTTAGCAACCTGTGAAGGGTTATTTCGAGAGAATAATGGTGTTCTGGAAAATGCCGGATGTGAAAAATATGAGGTTTCAGAAGATGGTCTTACCTATACGTTTCATTTAAGAAAAAATAAATGGTCGGATGGGGTAGAAGTAGTTGCAAGCCAGTATGTAGATACGGTAGAAAGAGTGCTGAACGCAGATTTAGCATGTCCATATGCTTTTTTTGCATTCCCCATTAAGAATGCGGAGAAATATTACAATGGCGAATGTGACTTCAAAGATGTAGGCGTAGAAGCTGTCGATGATAATACGCTTAAATTTACCCTTGAAAAACCAGAATCTTATTTCATTGACAAATTATCCTATACCATGTTTGATCCAATTCGCGTGGACAATATTGAAAAATATGGGGATACATATGGTACGGATGCAATGCAGACCTTATCCTGCGGACCGTATATGGTGAAGGAATACACCGCCAGCCAAAGCACTGTTTTAGTGAAAAATCCAGAATATTGGGATGCAGAAAATGTTTACTTAGAAGAAATTGATTTACAGCAGATTGATGAAACGGCTACCCAGTTCCAGTTATTTGAAGCAGGTCAGTTAGATTTTGTAGCAGCTTCCGGTGATTATTTGAAAAAATGGGATCAGGCGGCAAGTGAAGGAAAATGCCAGCTTTATACGGATGGGGACGTTGCATCCCAATACTTTTCATTTAATACTCAGGAATCATGTCCCAGCGGTCTCATGCAGAATGCAAAAGTGAGAAAAGCAATTGCATATACATTGGATAGCCAGACATTTATTGATTCTGTTTACAATAGCAGATACACGGCAGCTTATGGCCTAGTAACGCCCAATATTAAAGTCGGAGATAAAGAATATCGTTCAGAGGTCCCGGAACCCATTAAAGAAGAATATAGTGAATACGCAAATAATCCGGAAAAATTACAGGCGCTCTTTCATGAAGGATTAAAAGAGCTTGGAAAAGATACGGATGATCTAAGCACCATTACCATTCAATTCTTAGGTTACGGCGAATCAACCATAGAAAAAGACATAGAGCAATATGTGGTACAGCGGATACAAGATAATTTAGGCATAAAGGTAGATCTTAATATTGTAGGTGACTTCGGGCTTGCACATTCCGCACAGGTTGCTGGGGAATTTGACTTGTGTATGCAGGTATGGGGAGCAGATTATAACGATCCTATGACATTTATTGATATCTTTAGGACCGGTGGAAGCAGCAATTATGGTAAGTATTCCAGCAAAGCCTATGATCAGCTCCTGGACCAGTTAGAAAAAGAGCAGGATAATGAAAAACGGCTGAAGCTATATGGGGATGCAGAACGTATCTTAATCAAAGAAGATGCAGCAATCAAACCTCTTCTTTATCGTGATAAACATAGTTATATCAATAACCGCTTAAAAGGGCTTCAGTATCCTATCTTTGGCGGAAAATATGAATTCAAATATGCTTATGTTGTGGAACAGTAA
- a CDS encoding TetR/AcrR family transcriptional regulator — translation MKAKNDTTNLTSRDLQAMERREQLLNSAKELFALQGYHATTTRQITKNIGMADGLIYHYFPEGKKQILDLILNEFLEERYLLVESEIAALKETMPIKELLISLGNIFFTYIAKDKNVLMILLKEKSVFSEEYTKSFNQHVNLLMEQTMKLIQVYVDRKEIRSFDPFMMVNQFWSAIYSYIVQDVFFDNHNMYHSNRDSYLKQIVDYTLLTWKI, via the coding sequence ATGAAAGCAAAAAATGATACAACAAATCTCACGAGTCGTGATCTTCAGGCAATGGAACGAAGAGAGCAGCTTTTAAACTCAGCAAAGGAACTATTTGCATTACAAGGCTACCATGCTACAACCACAAGGCAAATAACGAAGAATATAGGCATGGCAGACGGATTGATCTATCACTATTTTCCGGAAGGGAAAAAACAAATTTTGGATTTGATACTCAATGAGTTTCTGGAAGAACGTTACTTATTGGTAGAGTCTGAGATTGCAGCCTTAAAGGAAACCATGCCAATCAAAGAATTACTGATTTCACTGGGAAACATTTTCTTCACTTATATAGCAAAGGATAAAAATGTACTCATGATTTTATTAAAAGAAAAAAGTGTTTTTTCAGAGGAATATACAAAAAGCTTTAATCAACATGTGAACCTGTTGATGGAGCAGACCATGAAACTGATTCAGGTATATGTGGACAGAAAGGAAATTCGCTCCTTTGATCCTTTTATGATGGTCAATCAGTTTTGGAGTGCAATCTATTCCTACATTGTGCAGGATGTTTTCTTTGATAATCATAATATGTATCATAGTAATCGGGATAGTTATCTGAAGCAGATCGTAGATTACACGCTTTTAACCTGGAAAATATAG
- a CDS encoding ABC transporter permease — translation MAKYIIRRVLEMLITLFLIVTATFFLLSAIPGNALTSKIAKLPKTVQTKIIEKYGYDKPVVERYVITMKGLILKGDFGESIIRPGETFAKNLKAKLPVTIRLSIQQILLGVTLGILLGIIAAMKRGSYWDKLILVGAMILVSMPSLVISLLLQKYCANGDILKLPIIGWPKGKELWFGGWKYTILPTIAGSCSFIAYYSRLTKTSMLESINQEYTLTARAKGLSEMQIVKNHVIRNSFIPIITVLPSTVAGILTGSLFIERVFSIPGMGRYYIEAVQGRDIPIVLAGTTFYAIITVITMLVTDILYGIVDPRIKIGAGK, via the coding sequence ATGGCAAAATACATCATCCGAAGAGTATTGGAAATGCTTATTACCTTGTTCTTGATTGTAACAGCTACGTTCTTCCTGCTGTCAGCAATCCCTGGAAATGCACTCACTTCAAAGATTGCTAAACTGCCAAAAACAGTGCAGACCAAGATTATAGAAAAATACGGATACGATAAGCCCGTGGTGGAACGGTATGTAATCACCATGAAGGGGCTGATCCTTAAGGGCGATTTTGGAGAATCCATTATCAGACCAGGCGAAACATTTGCTAAAAATCTAAAGGCGAAACTTCCAGTGACCATCAGGCTCAGCATTCAGCAGATTTTATTAGGTGTGACTTTGGGCATCTTACTGGGAATTATAGCAGCGATGAAGAGAGGAAGCTACTGGGATAAGCTGATCTTAGTAGGGGCTATGATTTTAGTATCCATGCCTTCCCTTGTTATATCCCTTTTGCTCCAGAAATATTGTGCCAATGGAGATATCTTAAAGCTCCCTATTATTGGCTGGCCCAAAGGAAAGGAATTGTGGTTTGGGGGCTGGAAGTATACGATTCTTCCCACCATAGCCGGTTCCTGCAGCTTCATAGCCTATTATTCCAGACTGACAAAGACAAGTATGCTGGAGAGCATTAACCAGGAATATACCCTTACAGCAAGGGCAAAAGGGCTTTCTGAAATGCAGATCGTAAAGAATCATGTGATACGGAATTCATTTATTCCTATTATCACTGTTCTGCCGTCAACAGTAGCAGGTATTCTGACTGGTTCACTGTTTATAGAACGGGTCTTCTCCATTCCCGGCATGGGACGATATTACATAGAAGCTGTTCAGGGAAGAGATATTCCCATTGTCCTGGCAGGAACCACATTTTACGCAATTATTACGGTCATCACCATGTTGGTTACAGACATTTTATACGGAATCGTGGATCCCCGAATCAAAATCGGTGCCGGGAAATAA
- a CDS encoding DUF6508 domain-containing protein, translated as MANRFEIITKYIPKLTEAQYGDWIIDKEKKGTKESPIQMPFVNYSDVVSEFLQDVYTCMDENEDMQLNRYGEILEKNGLLWETESMKDAEVSSLDAQCIMALITGAVRAERFCDGALLEFFQNGSITKWLKRLKELDSQMG; from the coding sequence ATGGCAAACAGATTTGAAATAATAACAAAATACATACCAAAGCTCACAGAAGCACAGTACGGGGACTGGATCATTGATAAGGAAAAGAAAGGAACTAAAGAAAGCCCGATACAGATGCCATTTGTTAACTATTCCGATGTTGTCAGCGAGTTCCTGCAGGACGTATATACCTGTATGGATGAAAATGAAGATATGCAGTTAAATCGGTATGGAGAGATTTTAGAGAAGAATGGTCTTTTATGGGAAACTGAATCAATGAAAGATGCAGAGGTGTCATCACTTGATGCTCAATGTATCATGGCTCTTATTACAGGAGCAGTTCGTGCGGAACGATTTTGTGATGGGGCATTGCTGGAATTCTTTCAAAATGGCAGCATAACGAAATGGCTAAAAAGATTAAAGGAACTTGATTCGCAGATGGGGTAA
- a CDS encoding HAD hydrolase family protein, protein MIHWESGEGKLGNLKEFHNWFYHLPGVGLRIIRSLFAVLFCFVIFSFLGNQEGAFISSLVALQCVGPYTGNRWKLIKERFAGTGIGAIWGFLVVQIFCLGKGTLFFQAESHGWTIWGILIIVSILGVVLYSTVAVNLKNMSYYSCMVYLSIVVTIAAEKNAFLFTAGRVLEIVVGILMAMICSFLYLPRAKNRDILFVSGIDDTLLTKDEKLPPYSRVELNRMIDDGAKFTLSTLRTPASLIESVSELHLTLPVIVMDGAALYNINEKSYLLTYMISYKSSERIIEFLEKRNLNLFINVVIDDLLVIYYDKLSNEAELDIFKRLKKSPYRNYVNRRLPENENVVYFMLIHKKEKIADTYQELMKEEWISEYKVLTYDSDEYPGYAYIKIYNKEATRENMLRNLKAMLDFDKSVTFGSIPGKYDVLIEDSDHNTMVKKMKKVYEPIRLFFRGKS, encoded by the coding sequence ATGATTCATTGGGAATCCGGTGAGGGGAAGTTAGGGAATTTAAAGGAGTTTCACAATTGGTTTTATCATTTACCCGGAGTAGGGCTAAGAATCATTCGTTCTCTCTTTGCTGTTCTTTTTTGCTTTGTTATATTTTCTTTTTTGGGGAATCAGGAGGGAGCTTTTATCTCATCCCTGGTTGCCTTACAATGTGTAGGCCCCTATACAGGAAATCGCTGGAAGCTGATAAAAGAAAGGTTTGCTGGCACAGGGATCGGAGCGATATGGGGATTTTTGGTGGTTCAGATCTTTTGTCTGGGAAAGGGAACGTTATTTTTCCAGGCCGAGAGCCACGGCTGGACCATATGGGGAATTTTAATCATAGTCAGTATTCTGGGCGTGGTTCTATACAGTACTGTAGCAGTTAATCTAAAAAACATGTCATATTATTCCTGCATGGTATATCTAAGCATTGTTGTGACCATAGCAGCAGAAAAGAATGCCTTTCTTTTCACCGCCGGGCGCGTTTTGGAAATCGTGGTTGGAATTTTAATGGCTATGATCTGCAGTTTCTTATACCTTCCCAGAGCTAAAAACAGAGACATTCTATTTGTCTCCGGTATCGATGATACCCTACTTACAAAGGATGAAAAGCTTCCGCCCTACAGCCGGGTAGAACTGAACCGAATGATTGATGACGGAGCCAAATTCACCCTATCAACGCTTCGAACACCGGCTTCCCTGATAGAATCCGTAAGTGAGCTTCATCTGACCCTTCCGGTCATCGTTATGGATGGAGCAGCGTTATATAATATCAATGAAAAATCTTATCTGCTGACGTATATGATATCTTATAAGAGTTCAGAAAGAATCATTGAATTTTTAGAAAAGAGGAACCTCAATCTATTTATCAACGTGGTAATTGATGATTTGCTGGTCATCTACTATGATAAGCTAAGCAATGAAGCAGAGCTTGATATCTTCAAAAGGCTGAAAAAATCACCCTATCGAAATTATGTGAACCGAAGGCTTCCTGAAAATGAAAATGTTGTTTATTTCATGCTGATTCATAAAAAGGAGAAAATAGCAGACACATACCAGGAGCTCATGAAAGAAGAATGGATCTCTGAATATAAAGTGCTGACCTATGATTCCGATGAATATCCAGGCTATGCTTATATCAAAATATATAATAAAGAAGCCACCAGAGAAAACATGCTTCGAAACTTAAAAGCGATGCTTGACTTTGATAAGAGCGTAACCTTCGGCAGCATTCCAGGCAAATACGATGTACTGATTGAGGATTCCGACCATAATACGATGGTGAAGAAGATGAAGAAAGTATATGAGCCCATTCGTCTGTTTTTCCGCGGCAAATCATAG
- a CDS encoding TetR/AcrR family transcriptional regulator — protein MGRNKYPEQTLEKILDASTKLFIEKGYEQTSIQDILDTLSLSKGGLYHHFKSKEEILSAVMKRRAQYIADMLEELLGSIKADNAKEKLKKILYHLSTDAKTHMLDSVLSSQISNPYFVVSGLQTVVNLDARIIGTLIEEGVREGSLQTEQPVLCAEVFLLLLNFWLNPALFGRNYEETEERLNYLQSVMCSLGLDIVDKAFIDNVMSGYKQMGVF, from the coding sequence ATGGGCAGAAACAAATATCCAGAACAAACACTGGAAAAGATACTGGATGCTTCAACGAAACTATTTATTGAAAAAGGATATGAGCAAACCAGTATACAAGATATTTTAGACACGCTCTCTCTTTCCAAAGGAGGGCTGTACCACCATTTTAAATCAAAAGAAGAGATTTTATCTGCAGTTATGAAAAGGCGTGCACAGTATATTGCCGATATGCTGGAAGAATTACTGGGAAGCATCAAGGCAGATAATGCAAAAGAAAAGCTGAAAAAAATTCTTTATCATCTTAGTACGGATGCGAAAACACATATGCTTGATTCCGTATTGAGTTCTCAGATAAGCAATCCATACTTTGTAGTGAGTGGCTTACAAACGGTGGTAAACCTGGATGCCCGGATCATTGGAACGTTGATTGAAGAGGGGGTAAGAGAAGGATCATTACAAACAGAGCAGCCTGTTTTATGTGCAGAAGTTTTTTTGCTCCTTTTGAATTTTTGGCTCAATCCGGCTTTGTTCGGACGTAATTATGAGGAGACGGAGGAACGCTTGAATTACTTGCAATCCGTTATGTGTTCTCTTGGATTAGATATCGTTGATAAAGCATTTATTGACAACGTAATGAGTGGATATAAGCAGATGGGGGTTTTTTGA